One Chloroflexota bacterium genomic window carries:
- a CDS encoding polyprenyl synthetase family protein, whose protein sequence is MNKYLAALEAELRRLVVAPDSPYSTYYGMFRYHLGWVDTQFHATVTHPGKRIRPLLCLLSCEALCGNWQRALPASVAIELAHNFSLIHDDIEDQSDERRGRAAVWKVWGIAQGLNAGDGMFVLARLALDRMLEDGYPLASCATISHVFDKATLALCHGQFLDLGFETRLDVTVDEYMQMIRGKTAALISAATRIGAMLATEDATQLDAFARFGENIGIAFQITDDILGIWGDPAVMGKSAATDILSKKKSLPALYGLNHPTHGEALRARYHKSQLDERDVAQVLALLDQAGARAFAEQRADEYRAAAHAALDATGIANNAMTLLRETAELMTKRVR, encoded by the coding sequence ATGAATAAATATCTCGCCGCGCTCGAAGCAGAATTGCGTCGCCTCGTCGTCGCCCCGGATTCCCCGTACTCCACGTACTATGGCATGTTTCGCTATCATCTCGGCTGGGTTGATACCCAGTTTCACGCGACCGTCACGCATCCGGGCAAACGTATTCGCCCATTGTTATGTTTGCTCAGTTGCGAAGCATTATGCGGCAATTGGCAACGCGCCTTGCCGGCGTCGGTCGCCATCGAGTTGGCGCATAATTTTTCGCTGATTCACGACGACATCGAAGATCAAAGCGACGAACGCCGCGGGCGCGCCGCGGTGTGGAAAGTGTGGGGAATCGCGCAGGGCTTGAACGCGGGCGACGGAATGTTCGTCTTGGCGCGCCTCGCGTTGGATCGAATGCTCGAAGACGGCTATCCGCTCGCGAGTTGCGCGACAATCAGCCATGTGTTTGACAAAGCCACGCTCGCGCTCTGTCACGGTCAATTCCTCGACCTGGGTTTCGAAACGCGTCTCGATGTGACCGTGGACGAATACATGCAAATGATTCGCGGCAAGACCGCCGCGCTCATCTCCGCCGCGACGCGCATCGGCGCGATGCTGGCAACCGAGGACGCGACTCAACTGGATGCGTTCGCGCGGTTCGGCGAAAACATCGGCATCGCGTTTCAAATCACCGACGACATTCTCGGCATCTGGGGCGACCCAGCCGTGATGGGCAAATCCGCCGCGACCGATATTTTGTCGAAAAAGAAATCGTTGCCCGCGCTCTACGGCTTGAACCATCCTACGCACGGCGAAGCGTTGCGCGCGCGGTACCACAAGTCGCAACTCGACGAACGCGATGTCGCGCAGGTGCTCGCGTTGCTCGACCAAGCCGGCGCACGCGCGTTCGCCGAACAGCGCGCCGACGAATATCGCGCGGCGGCGCACGCCGCGCTCGACGCAACCGGCATCGCCAATAACGCGATGACCTTGCTGCGCGAAACCGCCGAACTGATGACCAAACGCGTGCGCTGA
- a CDS encoding type 2 isopentenyl-diphosphate Delta-isomerase produces the protein MPDDTTHRNRKLEHLRINLQEDVQFHQTTNGLERYRFIHQALPDLALNEVDFSTTLFGKRLRAPLLISSMTGGAGEAERINLTLAAAAQATGVAMGLGSQRAAIEEPSLAYTYQVRRVAPNILLFANLGAVQLNDAYGIEQCRRAVEMIQADALILHLNAIQEAVQAGGNVNWKGLLGKIEQVCRALDVPVIAKEVGFGISEDAARQLASAGVAAMDIAGAGGTSWTAVEAMRAPTGFLRRLAEAFWDWGIPTADSLVRAKRGAPNLPIIASGGIHDGIEVAKCLALGAALVGLASPMLRLAEQGVEITIEGIKLLEEELRTAMFGIGAGDLHALQNTLHLERI, from the coding sequence ATGCCAGACGATACCACGCATCGCAATCGCAAACTTGAGCACCTCCGCATCAATCTGCAAGAAGATGTCCAGTTCCATCAAACGACGAACGGACTCGAACGTTATCGGTTCATTCACCAAGCCCTGCCCGATCTCGCGCTGAACGAAGTTGATTTTTCCACCACCCTCTTCGGCAAGCGTTTGCGCGCGCCGCTCCTGATTTCTTCGATGACCGGCGGCGCGGGCGAAGCCGAACGCATCAACCTTACACTCGCCGCCGCGGCGCAAGCGACCGGCGTCGCGATGGGGCTGGGATCGCAACGCGCGGCAATCGAAGAACCATCGCTCGCGTACACGTACCAGGTGCGCCGCGTCGCGCCGAACATTTTGCTGTTCGCGAATCTCGGCGCGGTGCAGTTGAACGACGCGTACGGCATCGAGCAATGTCGCCGCGCGGTCGAGATGATCCAAGCCGACGCGCTGATTCTCCATCTCAACGCGATTCAAGAAGCCGTGCAAGCCGGCGGCAACGTGAACTGGAAAGGACTGCTCGGCAAAATCGAGCAAGTGTGCCGCGCGCTCGACGTGCCGGTGATCGCGAAAGAAGTCGGCTTTGGAATTTCCGAGGATGCAGCGCGTCAACTGGCGAGCGCCGGCGTCGCCGCGATGGATATCGCGGGCGCGGGCGGCACGTCGTGGACGGCAGTCGAAGCGATGCGCGCGCCAACCGGTTTTCTGCGCCGGCTCGCGGAAGCATTTTGGGACTGGGGCATTCCCACCGCCGACAGTCTCGTGCGCGCGAAACGCGGCGCACCCAATTTACCGATTATCGCGAGCGGCGGCATTCACGACGGCATCGAGGTCGCCAAGTGCCTCGCACTCGGCGCGGCGCTCGTCGGTTTGGCGTCGCCGATGTTGCGCCTTGCCGAGCAAGGCGTGGAGATAACCATCGAAGGCATCAAACTGCTCGAAGAAGAATTACGCACCGCGATGTTTGGCATCGGCGCAGGCGATTTACACGCATTGCAAAACACTTTGCATCTCGAACGAATTTAG
- a CDS encoding methyltransferase domain-containing protein has translation MLTETEFYDRLAEFFDVMTDWQARLALEMPFIEATLARHAARSVLDCACGTGWHAIELARRGYHVSASDASAQMIARARTNAAQAGITIPFAMARFDELPKTFGEQFDAILCLGNSLVHVLDDDALDASLAGMRASLREGGVLILHNLNYDKRWREKPRWFAVNAGALNNVETLVWRFADYGESLITFNIALFSHRREGWSVDVQSTPQRPYQQRELEAALRRAGFRAIGFYGNLKGEPFDLAQSGDLVIVAMA, from the coding sequence GTGTTGACCGAAACCGAATTCTACGACCGGCTCGCGGAATTTTTCGACGTGATGACGGACTGGCAAGCGCGCCTCGCGCTCGAAATGCCGTTCATCGAAGCGACGCTCGCGCGGCACGCCGCGCGTTCCGTGCTTGATTGCGCGTGCGGCACGGGCTGGCACGCGATTGAACTCGCGCGGCGCGGTTATCACGTGAGCGCGAGCGATGCCAGCGCGCAGATGATCGCGCGCGCGCGGACGAACGCGGCGCAAGCCGGCATCACGATTCCTTTCGCGATGGCGCGCTTCGATGAGTTACCCAAGACGTTTGGCGAACAATTCGACGCGATTTTGTGCCTCGGTAATTCGCTCGTCCACGTGCTGGACGATGATGCACTTGATGCGAGTCTAGCGGGGATGCGCGCGTCGCTGCGCGAGGGCGGGGTGCTGATTCTACACAATCTCAACTACGATAAACGCTGGCGCGAAAAGCCGCGTTGGTTCGCGGTGAATGCTGGTGCGCTTAACAATGTCGAGACGCTGGTGTGGCGATTCGCGGATTATGGCGAATCGCTGATTACGTTTAACATCGCGTTATTTAGCCATCGCCGCGAGGGCTGGTCGGTGGACGTGCAGAGTACGCCGCAGCGTCCGTACCAACAACGCGAACTCGAAGCGGCGTTGCGCCGCGCCGGTTTTCGCGCGATTGGATTTTACGGCAATCTCAAAGGCGAACCGTTCGATCTCGCGCAGTCGGGGGATTTAGTTATTGTGGCGATGGCGTAA
- the rpoC gene encoding DNA-directed RNA polymerase subunit beta', which yields MELRDFSAMRVSLASPDQIRSWSYGEVVKPETINYRTLRPERDGLFDERIFGPTRDWECACGKYKKIRNRGIICDKCGVQVAPARVRRERMGHIELASPVSHLWYVRGVPSRIGLLLDLSPRALERVLYFAQYIVTRVDEDARKRTMQRLSKEAQLKRQELEQKAEAEIETLNKQFEKETDTLSRKTDGALEKLDEQLAEKTDQVMSIAKKLENRIEEAKGSEIRKAIVFEPTGDIIAEEGETVATKHRKRLNEVVQAHIAEIEKDIRAKQADKRLLLDAEREQKQHASSEEIAKVRQHLDVQLEKVEDAHDERMDDLKAIRVGEVINEARYHEMRDKWGTLFEAGMGADAIYQILTGVNLDELGEHVRETIKTTRSKQNKKKEIKRLRVIESLRGSGNRPEWMVLTVLPVIPPDLRPMVQLDGGRFATSDLNDLYRRVINRNNRLKRLLELGAPEVIVNNEKRMLQEAVDSLIDNSQRGKAVSQRGQRKLKSLSDLLKGKQGRFRRNLLGKRVDYSGRSVIVVGPHLKLNQCGLPKSMALELFKPFVMRKLVEYNYAHNIKSAKRLVDRGSSEVWDVLEEIIKNHPVLLNRAPTLHRLGIQAFEVLLVEGSAIQIHPLVCAAFNADFDGDQMAVHVPLGEAAKNEARTLMLSSSNLLKPASGEPIVEPTKDMVLGVYYLTMQEDGAKGEGKVFTSPEEVIFAYDLGFVDLHAKIKVMLAENKARGTRRRLSETTVGRIIFNEILPPEVRGANDALDKKKLKELVAAVYDKLGPEGTAEIVDRIKEIGFRFATRSGLTIAIDDINVPAEKSEILDRVSARVAEVEQQYRRGLITEDEQYVKTVELWTEATEKVTEAVAKGMNPRSPIRVMANSGATKGGFQPIRQLAGMRGLMADPAGRIIALPIKSNFREGLTALEYFISTHGARKGLADTALRTADAGYLTRRLVDVAQEVIITEDDCGTSNAIWIDATSKERTGESFAERVMGRIAAAPIVNPKTGDVIIAAGEMISEVSWAQVEAAKVDRVFARSPLTCQSRHGACAKCYGRDLARGGLIGMGEAVGIIAAQSIGEPGTQLTLRTFHTGGVAGVEDITSGLPRVEELFEARDPKGEALLAEIDGVVELFTDGEERKLRVVNAHTETDEYELERGFKAQVADGDEIEKDQVLALNDDDEIVAKHEGKAFVEKGKITVRREVREEVPYDLPANSRVRVEDGQPVKAGDQLSEGSKNPRQLLEIMGLEATQVYLLEEVQRVYRSQGVNIHDKHIEIIVSQMLRRVRVLGSGDTDLLPGEILDRRAFEERNAKIIEAGGSPAKAQPIILGLTRCALATESFLAAASFQETSRVLTDAAVRGRVDQLRGLKENVILGKLIPVGSGFRPNATLVDLGPTPTVTVDDISEESAEVAA from the coding sequence ATGGAGTTACGTGATTTCAGCGCCATGCGCGTCAGTCTTGCCTCGCCCGACCAAATTCGGTCGTGGTCGTACGGCGAAGTCGTCAAGCCCGAAACGATCAACTATCGTACGCTGCGTCCCGAACGCGACGGTCTGTTCGACGAGCGAATCTTTGGACCGACGCGCGATTGGGAATGCGCGTGCGGCAAATACAAAAAAATTCGCAATCGCGGCATCATCTGCGATAAATGCGGCGTCCAAGTCGCGCCGGCGCGTGTGCGCCGCGAACGGATGGGACACATCGAACTCGCGTCGCCGGTCTCGCACTTGTGGTACGTGCGCGGCGTGCCGTCGCGCATCGGTTTGTTGCTCGATTTGTCGCCGCGCGCGCTCGAACGCGTTTTGTATTTCGCACAGTATATCGTGACGCGCGTGGACGAAGACGCGCGCAAGCGCACAATGCAACGCCTCTCGAAAGAAGCGCAACTTAAGCGGCAGGAACTTGAGCAGAAAGCCGAAGCGGAAATCGAAACGCTGAACAAGCAATTCGAAAAAGAAACCGATACGCTCTCGCGCAAAACCGATGGCGCGCTCGAAAAACTCGACGAGCAACTCGCCGAGAAGACCGACCAGGTGATGAGCATCGCCAAAAAACTGGAAAACCGCATCGAAGAAGCCAAGGGTTCGGAAATCCGCAAGGCAATTGTCTTCGAGCCAACCGGCGACATCATCGCGGAGGAAGGCGAGACGGTCGCGACGAAACATCGCAAGCGTTTGAATGAAGTGGTGCAGGCGCACATCGCCGAAATCGAAAAAGACATTCGCGCCAAGCAAGCCGACAAGCGACTGCTCCTCGACGCGGAGCGCGAGCAAAAGCAACACGCCTCGAGCGAGGAAATCGCCAAGGTGCGCCAACACCTGGATGTGCAACTCGAAAAGGTGGAGGACGCGCACGACGAACGAATGGACGACCTCAAAGCGATTCGTGTCGGCGAAGTCATCAACGAAGCGCGCTATCACGAGATGCGCGACAAGTGGGGCACGCTCTTTGAAGCGGGCATGGGCGCGGACGCGATCTATCAAATTCTCACCGGCGTCAACCTCGACGAACTGGGCGAGCACGTGCGCGAGACGATCAAGACGACGCGCTCGAAGCAAAACAAGAAAAAAGAAATCAAGCGTTTGCGCGTGATCGAATCGTTGCGCGGGTCGGGCAATCGTCCCGAGTGGATGGTGCTCACGGTGTTGCCGGTCATTCCGCCAGACTTGCGCCCGATGGTGCAACTCGATGGCGGTCGTTTCGCGACGAGCGACCTGAACGATTTGTATCGCCGCGTCATCAATCGCAACAATCGTTTGAAGCGTCTGCTCGAACTCGGCGCGCCCGAAGTCATTGTCAACAACGAGAAACGCATGTTGCAAGAAGCGGTGGACTCGTTGATTGACAATTCGCAGCGCGGCAAAGCCGTGTCGCAACGCGGACAACGCAAGTTGAAATCGCTGTCCGATTTGCTCAAGGGCAAGCAAGGTCGTTTCCGCCGCAACCTGCTCGGCAAGCGCGTAGATTATTCCGGACGTTCCGTCATCGTGGTCGGTCCGCATTTGAAACTGAATCAATGCGGTCTGCCTAAAAGTATGGCGCTCGAATTGTTCAAGCCGTTCGTGATGCGGAAACTCGTCGAATACAATTACGCTCACAACATCAAATCCGCCAAGCGTCTGGTGGACCGCGGCTCGTCCGAAGTCTGGGATGTGCTCGAAGAGATCATCAAGAATCACCCGGTGTTGTTGAACCGCGCGCCGACGTTGCATCGTCTCGGCATCCAGGCATTCGAAGTGTTGCTCGTCGAAGGCAGCGCGATTCAAATTCACCCGCTCGTGTGCGCGGCGTTCAACGCAGACTTTGACGGCGATCAAATGGCGGTACACGTGCCGTTGGGCGAAGCGGCGAAGAACGAGGCGCGCACGCTGATGCTCTCGTCGTCGAACTTGCTCAAGCCCGCGTCCGGCGAACCGATCGTCGAGCCGACCAAAGACATGGTGCTCGGCGTGTACTATTTGACGATGCAAGAGGACGGCGCTAAGGGTGAAGGCAAGGTATTCACGTCGCCCGAGGAAGTGATCTTCGCGTACGACCTGGGTTTTGTGGACCTGCATGCAAAGATCAAAGTGATGCTTGCGGAAAACAAGGCGCGCGGTACGCGCCGCCGACTTTCCGAGACGACGGTTGGGCGCATCATCTTTAACGAAATTCTGCCGCCCGAAGTGCGCGGCGCGAATGACGCGCTCGACAAAAAGAAACTCAAGGAACTTGTCGCCGCGGTGTACGACAAGCTGGGTCCCGAAGGTACGGCAGAAATCGTGGACCGCATCAAGGAAATTGGTTTCCGTTTTGCGACACGGAGCGGATTGACGATTGCGATTGACGACATTAACGTACCCGCCGAAAAGAGCGAAATTTTGGATCGTGTCAGCGCCCGGGTTGCCGAAGTCGAGCAGCAATATCGTCGGGGTCTGATTACGGAAGACGAGCAATATGTCAAGACGGTCGAGTTGTGGACCGAAGCAACGGAAAAAGTAACCGAAGCTGTGGCGAAAGGGATGAACCCGCGCTCGCCGATTCGTGTGATGGCGAACAGTGGCGCGACCAAAGGCGGTTTCCAACCAATTCGCCAGCTTGCCGGTATGCGGGGCTTGATGGCTGACCCGGCTGGTCGCATTATCGCATTGCCGATCAAATCGAATTTCCGCGAAGGTCTGACCGCACTCGAATACTTTATCTCGACGCACGGCGCGCGCAAAGGTCTTGCGGACACGGCGCTGCGGACGGCGGACGCCGGTTACTTGACGCGTCGTCTCGTGGATGTGGCGCAAGAGGTCATCATCACCGAAGATGACTGCGGAACAAGTAACGCAATCTGGATTGACGCGACCTCGAAAGAACGCACTGGCGAAAGTTTTGCCGAACGTGTGATGGGACGCATCGCCGCCGCGCCCATCGTCAACCCCAAGACCGGGGATGTGATTATCGCCGCCGGCGAAATGATCTCGGAAGTGTCGTGGGCGCAAGTCGAAGCCGCCAAAGTGGACAGGGTGTTTGCGCGTTCACCGCTGACCTGCCAATCGCGACATGGCGCGTGCGCCAAGTGCTATGGGCGCGATCTCGCGCGCGGTGGTTTGATTGGCATGGGCGAAGCGGTCGGCATTATCGCCGCGCAGTCCATCGGCGAACCTGGGACGCAGTTGACGCTCCGTACGTTCCACACCGGTGGTGTGGCAGGCGTCGAAGACATCACGAGTGGTTTGCCGCGCGTCGAAGAATTGTTCGAAGCGCGCGACCCGAAAGGTGAAGCGTTGCTCGCCGAGATTGACGGCGTGGTCGAGTTGTTTACCGACGGTGAAGAACGCAAACTACGCGTCGTCAACGCGCACACCGAAACGGACGAGTACGAACTCGAACGCGGGTTCAAGGCGCAAGTTGCCGACGGCGATGAGATCGAAAAAGACCAAGTGCTTGCCTTGAACGACGACGACGAAATCGTTGCCAAGCACGAAGGCAAGGCGTTCGTCGAAAAAGGCAAGATCACTGTGCGCCGCGAAGTGCGCGAAGAAGTGCCGTACGATTTGCCGGCGAACTCGCGCGTGCGTGTGGAAGATGGTCAACCTGTCAAAGCGGGCGACCAACTGAGCGAAGGTTCCAAGAACCCGCGCCAGCTTTTGGAGATCATGGGCTTGGAAGCGACCCAGGTTTATCTGCTCGAAGAAGTTCAGCGCGTGTACCGCTCGCAAGGCGTGAACATTCACGACAAGCACATCGAGATCATCGTCTCGCAAATGTTGCGCCGCGTGCGCGTCCTGGGTTCCGGCGACACCGATCTCTTGCCCGGCGAAATTCTCGACCGCCGTGCGTTCGAGGAGCGCAACGCCAAGATCATCGAAGCCGGCGGTTCACCCGCCAAAGCACAACCGATCATTCTCGGTTTGACGCGTTGCGCGCTCGCGACCGAATCGTTCCTCGCGGCGGCGTCGTTCCAGGAAACCTCGCGCGTGTTGACCGACGCGGCGGTGCGTGGTCGCGTAGACCAGTTGCGCGGCTTGAAGGAAAACGTCATTCTCGGCAAGCTGATTCCGGTCGGCAGTGGCTTTCGACCGAATGCCACGCTCGTGGACTTGGGACCGACGCCGACAGTGACGGTGGACGATATTTCGGAAGAATCCGCTGAAGTGGCGGCGTAA
- a CDS encoding DNA-directed RNA polymerase subunit beta, producing the protein MSELTMPTAVNNLMADQKSYARILDVHSIPTLIQVQIESFKWFKSDGLRELFDEISPIESFNKEYSLHFPGDNDAAKKFGLTFRFGDPKYSEAECREMDMTFAAPLHLKVALVNNQTGEYQVSEVYMGDFPLMTDHGTFVINGAERVVVSQLIRSPGVYFSADEDRATGRVLCSAKLIPNRGAWLEFETSKRDILSVKVDRKRKIPITMLLKAIGVGEGRDDDLLNLFAGVDNNPEHEYIRTTLDRESPKLETIDQSLLEFYKKMRPGDPPTLDNAKNFLATLLFTQRRYDLGKVGRHKLNRRLYGTDVPVSEMPQERILRADDLIKVIERMIMVNNGVEHGDDIDHLGNRRVKTVGELIQNHLRIGLLRLERVVRERMSVRDPEQMSAINLVNIRPVVAAMREFFGGSQLSQFMDQTNPLAELTHKRTLSALGPGGLRRERAGFDVRDVHHSHYGRICPIETPEGPNIGLIGRLATYGQINEFGFIETPYRVVKNIAVNKKDAMLGRIVREEIKDAEGNKVIAKAGAVIDDDLAEKLAHLPRGTEIPVRAYATDEIKYLAADEEDRHTIAQANARVDDLGQFLDKRVEIRRRQQFLTDSVDRVEYLDVSPKQIVGVSAALIPFLEHDDANRALMGSNMQRQAVPLLRPEAPVVGTGMEAQAALDSGQVVVVDEDGEVISSTAKEIKIRSGKKDRTYVLRKYNRSNQSTCIDQRPIVTRGQKVKKGQVIADSSSTENGQIALGQNVVVAFMSWEGGNYEDAILISERMVREDKFSSIHIEKHEIEARDTKLGPEEITRDIPNVGEDVLKDLDEEGVIRIGAEVGPGDILVGKITPKGETDLTPEEKLLRAIFGEKAREVKDSSLRLPHGERGKVVDVRVFTRDEHSELSAGVDKLVRVSIAQQRKITEGDKMAGRHGNKGVISQVVPVEDMPYLEDGTPVDIILNPLGVPARMNIGQILETHLGWAADRLGFRVVSPVFDGADEKEISAELARSWLIDRAWNQVTNRAWEWLREQEYNLDDLNDEDEARLLYLQDWLKGTERRKLATDRVYARRQTLRAWLAEKGYDPDLVLWFEDEERTLDERAKSDTTARVACYRLWLDAYGRTVSSKLTEEQLVAEVTKLSHDLKVPSPTSGKMVLYDGKTGFRYDQPVTIGVIYMMKLAHLVEDKVHARSTGPYSLVTQQPLGGKAQFGGQRFGEMEVWALEAYGAAHTLQEMLTVKSDDVTGRVKTYEAIVKGEEILEPGVPESFRVLVKELQSLGLTVEVYDQEGERLAFGKEESEERVPSLGAGGLMGAGEQPMDRKAAMREKFARGERIGGGRARRNRKASEE; encoded by the coding sequence ATGAGCGAATTGACGATGCCAACGGCAGTCAACAACCTGATGGCTGACCAAAAATCGTACGCCCGAATCCTCGACGTGCACAGCATCCCCACACTCATCCAAGTCCAGATCGAGTCGTTCAAGTGGTTCAAGTCTGATGGTCTGCGTGAACTTTTCGACGAGATTTCCCCGATCGAGTCTTTCAACAAAGAGTACAGTTTGCATTTTCCCGGCGACAATGACGCCGCGAAAAAATTTGGTTTGACTTTTCGCTTTGGCGATCCCAAGTACTCGGAAGCCGAGTGCCGCGAGATGGACATGACGTTCGCGGCGCCGTTGCACCTCAAAGTCGCGCTCGTCAACAATCAAACCGGCGAATACCAAGTGTCCGAAGTCTACATGGGCGACTTTCCGCTGATGACGGATCACGGGACATTCGTCATCAATGGCGCGGAACGCGTCGTCGTGTCGCAGTTGATTCGTTCGCCAGGCGTCTATTTCAGCGCGGACGAAGATCGCGCGACCGGTCGCGTCCTCTGTTCGGCAAAGTTGATTCCGAATCGCGGCGCGTGGCTCGAGTTCGAAACGTCCAAGCGCGATATTCTTTCCGTCAAAGTGGACCGCAAGCGCAAGATTCCGATCACGATGTTGCTCAAAGCCATCGGCGTTGGCGAAGGGCGCGATGACGATTTGCTCAACTTGTTTGCCGGCGTGGACAACAACCCGGAGCACGAGTACATCCGCACGACGCTGGATCGCGAATCGCCCAAGCTCGAAACGATTGATCAATCGTTGCTTGAGTTCTACAAAAAGATGCGTCCCGGCGATCCGCCGACGCTCGACAACGCCAAGAACTTTTTGGCGACGTTGCTCTTTACGCAACGTCGCTACGACTTGGGCAAAGTCGGTCGCCACAAATTGAATCGCCGTTTGTACGGCACGGACGTTCCGGTCAGCGAAATGCCGCAGGAACGTATTTTGCGCGCCGACGACTTGATCAAAGTCATCGAGCGCATGATCATGGTGAACAACGGCGTCGAGCATGGTGACGACATTGACCATCTCGGCAATCGCCGCGTCAAAACCGTCGGCGAGTTGATCCAGAACCATCTCCGTATCGGCTTGCTGCGCTTGGAGCGCGTCGTGCGCGAGCGCATGAGCGTGCGCGACCCAGAGCAAATGTCCGCGATCAATCTCGTCAACATTCGCCCGGTCGTCGCGGCGATGCGCGAATTTTTCGGCGGCTCGCAGTTGTCGCAGTTTATGGATCAAACGAATCCGCTCGCGGAACTGACGCACAAGCGCACCTTGTCCGCGTTGGGTCCGGGCGGTCTGCGTCGCGAGCGCGCCGGCTTCGACGTGCGCGACGTGCACCACTCGCACTATGGGCGCATTTGCCCGATTGAAACGCCCGAAGGTCCGAACATCGGTCTGATCGGTCGTCTCGCGACGTATGGACAGATCAACGAATTCGGTTTCATCGAAACGCCGTACCGCGTCGTCAAGAATATCGCCGTCAACAAAAAAGACGCGATGCTGGGTCGCATTGTCCGCGAAGAAATCAAAGACGCGGAAGGCAACAAGGTCATCGCAAAAGCCGGCGCGGTGATTGACGACGACCTCGCCGAAAAGCTCGCGCATTTGCCGCGCGGCACCGAAATTCCGGTGCGCGCGTACGCGACCGACGAGATCAAGTATCTCGCCGCGGACGAAGAAGATCGTCACACCATCGCGCAGGCGAACGCGCGCGTGGACGACCTGGGTCAGTTCCTCGACAAGCGCGTGGAGATTCGCCGCCGCCAACAATTCCTCACCGATTCGGTGGATCGCGTTGAGTATCTCGACGTGTCGCCGAAGCAAATCGTCGGCGTGTCCGCCGCGCTGATTCCGTTCCTGGAACACGACGACGCGAACCGCGCGTTGATGGGCTCGAACATGCAGCGCCAAGCGGTGCCGCTGTTGCGCCCCGAAGCGCCGGTCGTCGGCACGGGGATGGAAGCGCAAGCCGCGCTCGATTCGGGTCAAGTCGTCGTCGTGGATGAAGATGGCGAGGTCATTAGCTCGACCGCGAAAGAAATCAAGATTCGCAGCGGCAAAAAAGATCGCACGTACGTGTTGCGAAAATACAATCGGTCGAACCAATCCACTTGCATTGACCAGCGTCCCATCGTGACACGCGGGCAAAAGGTGAAAAAGGGTCAGGTCATCGCCGATAGTTCTTCGACCGAAAACGGACAAATCGCGCTTGGGCAAAACGTCGTCGTCGCGTTCATGAGTTGGGAAGGCGGCAATTACGAGGACGCGATTCTCATCAGCGAACGCATGGTACGCGAAGATAAATTTTCGAGCATCCACATCGAAAAGCACGAGATCGAAGCGCGCGACACGAAACTGGGTCCCGAAGAAATCACGCGCGATATTCCCAATGTCGGCGAAGATGTGCTCAAGGACTTGGACGAAGAGGGCGTCATTCGTATCGGCGCGGAAGTGGGACCGGGCGATATTCTCGTCGGCAAGATCACGCCCAAAGGCGAGACTGACCTGACGCCGGAAGAAAAATTATTGCGCGCGATCTTTGGCGAAAAAGCGCGCGAAGTCAAAGACTCGTCGCTCCGTTTGCCGCACGGCGAGCGCGGCAAGGTCGTGGACGTGCGCGTCTTTACGCGCGACGAACACAGTGAGCTTTCCGCGGGCGTGGACAAACTGGTGCGCGTTTCGATCGCGCAACAACGCAAGATCACCGAAGGCGACAAGATGGCGGGGCGGCACGGCAACAAGGGTGTCATCTCCCAGGTTGTGCCAGTCGAGGATATGCCGTACCTCGAAGATGGAACGCCGGTGGACATTATTTTGAATCCGCTCGGCGTGCCTGCACGTATGAACATCGGTCAGATTCTCGAAACGCACCTCGGCTGGGCGGCGGACCGACTCGGTTTCCGTGTCGTGTCGCCGGTGTTCGACGGCGCGGACGAAAAGGAAATCAGCGCGGAACTCGCGCGGTCATGGTTGATTGATCGCGCGTGGAACCAGGTGACGAATCGCGCGTGGGAATGGTTGCGCGAGCAAGAGTACAACCTCGACGATTTGAACGACGAAGACGAAGCGCGGTTACTGTATCTGCAAGATTGGCTCAAAGGTACGGAACGCCGTAAACTGGCGACCGATCGCGTCTACGCGCGACGCCAAACCCTGCGCGCCTGGCTCGCCGAAAAAGGGTACGATCCCGATTTGGTTTTGTGGTTCGAGGATGAAGAACGCACGCTCGACGAACGCGCCAAATCGGATACGACGGCGCGTGTCGCGTGCTATCGGTTGTGGCTCGACGCGTACGGACGCACCGTGTCGTCGAAGCTGACGGAAGAGCAACTCGTCGCCGAAGTGACCAAACTGAGCCACGACCTTAAGGTTCCGTCGCCGACGTCCGGCAAGATGGTGTTGTACGACGGCAAGACCGGGTTCCGCTACGATCAACCAGTGACCATTGGCGTGATCTATATGATGAAACTCGCGCACTTGGTCGAAGACAAAGTGCACGCGCGTTCAACGGGTCCATACTCGCTCGTCACCCAACAACCATTGGGCGGCAAAGCGCAGTTCGGCGGTCAGCGTTTCGGCGAGATGGAAGTGTGGGCGCTCGAAGCGTACGGCGCGGCGCACACGCTCCAAGAAATGCTCACCGTCAAATCGGACGATGTGACCGGACGCGTCAAGACGTACGAAGCCATCGTCAAGGGCGAAGAGATTCTCGAACCCGGCGTGCCGGAATCGTTCCGCGTGTTGGTGAAAGAGTTGCAATCGCTCGGTCTGACGGTAGAAGTGTACGACCAAGAAGGCGAGCGTTTGGCGTTTGGCAAAGAAGAGAGTGAAGAACGCGTGCCGTCGCTCGGCGCTGGTGGTTTGATGGGCGCTGGTGAGCAACCGATGGATCGTAAAGCCGCGATGCGCGAAAAATTCGCGCGTGGCGAACGCATTGGCGGCGGACGTGCTCGCCGCAATCGCAAAGCGAGTGAGGAGTAG